One genomic segment of Chelonia mydas isolate rCheMyd1 chromosome 1, rCheMyd1.pri.v2, whole genome shotgun sequence includes these proteins:
- the LOC102936874 gene encoding olfactory receptor 51G2-like yields MIDVEEMIEEELFDPSQGSPVKLMSIRRRHLSCFLLLTWSAENSKEDICPLLSKMWKSGEWRNVRGRVKTSRVSGSLLAEIRKESSTLLRPAQYITSALNDTNFNSAVFLLTGIPGQEDVYLWISIPFCLMYVISIVGNSVILLIIKTDPSLHEPMYIFLSMLAVTDLGLLIATIPTILGTFLFNSMEISLHACFAQLFFIHLLQCIESSMLLLMAFDRFVAICNPLRYASILTLPRIAKMGLVFMLRGVAIVVPLPLLLKQYQYCRVNVLSHSYCLHQEVMKMACSDITVNSICGLSGSLLSMGLDSLLIFFSYVMIFKTVSIASKVEFLRPLKTCVSHLCVVLLFYIPETSLSAHKSELLSCLCFRYVYLLVPPLMNRIVYSVKSKHLRGRIIRLFIK; encoded by the exons aagaaggcatttgtcctgtttccTCTTGCTGACTTGGTCAGCTGAGAACAGCAAAGAGGACATATGCCCACTTCTGTCAAAGATGTGGAAAAGTGGAGAGTGGAGGAATGTTCGGGGGAG GGTGAAGACCTCTCGTGTCAGCGGCTCCCTTCTAGCAGAAATTCG gAAAGAAAGTTCAACACTTCTCAGACCTGCCCAGTACATTACGTCAGCTCTCAATGACACCAACTTCAACTCTGCAGTGTTCCTTCTCACCGGTATACCTGGGCAGGAAGACGTCTATCTGTggatctctatccccttctgcttAATGTATGTTATTTCAATagtaggaaattcagtcattctgttaattataaaaacagatccaagcctccatgagcccatgtacattttcctttccatgttggccgTCACAGACCTTGGCTTATTGATAGCCACCATACCGACGATATTGGGCACATTCTTGTTCAACTCAATGGAGATCAGCCTCCATGCCTGTTTTGCCCAGTTGTTCTTCATCCACTTGCTTCAATGCATTGAATCCTCCATGCTCTTGTTGATGGCCTTTGACCGCTTTGTTGCGATCTGTAACCCACTGAGATATGCCTCCATCTTAACCCTGCCAAGAATAGCCAAGATGGGGTTGGTGTTTATGCTAAGAGGAGTAGCCATAGTAGTCCCACTCCCCCTTCTCCTGAAACAGTACCAATACTGTCGAGTCaatgtcctctcccattcctaTTGCCTGCACCAGGAGGTCATGAAGATGGCTTGTTCAGACATCACAGTCAACAGCATCTGTGGCTTGTCTGGTTCACTCTTATCGATGGGGTTGGATTCGCTGCTCATCTTCTTCTCTTATGTGATGATCTTCAAAACAGTGAGCATTGCATCAAAGGTGGAGTTTCTCAGACCCCTGAAAACCTGTGTTTCCCACCTCTGTGTTGTCTTGCTCTTCTATATACCAGAGACAAGTTTGTCTGCACAtaagagtgagct ATTGTCCTGTCTGTGCTTCAGATATGTCTACCTGCTGGTCCCACCCCTGATGAACCGAATCGTGTACAGCGTGAAAAGCAAACATCTTCGTGGGAGGATAATCAGGTTGTTCATCAAGTGA